The following are from one region of the Pseudomonas putida genome:
- the mrcB gene encoding penicillin-binding protein 1B yields MTRTRNPRTPQKRPTGRSRAWLGWALKLSLVGLVIVAGFAVYLDAVVQEKFSGKRWTIPAKVYARPLELFSGQKLSKNDFLTELDALGYRRESAANGPGAAAVNGNTVELNTRGFQFYEGMEPAQFVRVRFSGDYVAGLSGANGKTLDVVRLEPLMIGGIYPKNLEDRILIKIDQVPPYLLETLVATEDRDFYSHFGVSPKSIARAMWVNTSAGSMRQGGSTLTQQLVKNFYLTSERSLSRKLTEAMMAVLLELHYDKREILEAYLNEVFVGQDGQRAVHGFGLASQFFFSQPLSELKLHQIALLVGMVKGPSYYNPRRYPDRALARRNLVLDLVAEQGVASQAEVDAAKKMPLGVTKRGSLADSSFPAFLDLVKRQLRQDYRDEDLTEEGLRIFTSFDPILQMKAETSMSETFKRLAGRKGADEVESAMVVTNPETGEVQALIGSRQAGFAGFNRAIDAVRPIGSLVKPAVYLTALEQPSKYTLTSWVQDEPFSVKGADGQVWRPQNYDRRPHGTIYLYQGLANSYNLSTAKIGLEVGVPNVIKTIGRLGVNVDWPAFPAMLLGAGGMSPMQVATMYQTIANGGFNTPMRGIRSVLTAEGEPLKRYPFQIQQTFDPGAIYLVQNAMQRVMREGTGRSVYNTLPRNLTLAGKTGTSNDSRDSWFSGFSQDLLAVVWMGRDDNGKTPFTGATGALQVWTSFMNKADPLPLDMPQPDNVVQAWIDPYSGHGSDGSCPGAVQMPYIRGSEPPAGATCGGEQDPVESVMDWVKGWMN; encoded by the coding sequence ATGACCCGAACCCGAAATCCCCGTACCCCTCAGAAACGCCCGACCGGCCGCTCCCGCGCCTGGCTGGGCTGGGCTTTGAAGCTCAGCCTGGTCGGCCTGGTGATCGTCGCCGGCTTCGCGGTTTACCTCGATGCAGTCGTCCAGGAGAAGTTCTCCGGCAAGCGCTGGACCATCCCGGCCAAGGTGTATGCCCGGCCGCTGGAGCTGTTCAGCGGCCAGAAACTGAGCAAGAACGACTTTCTTACCGAGCTGGACGCGCTCGGCTACCGGCGTGAAAGCGCGGCCAACGGCCCGGGCGCGGCGGCAGTCAACGGCAATACTGTCGAGCTCAATACCCGTGGCTTCCAGTTCTACGAGGGCATGGAGCCCGCGCAGTTCGTGCGCGTGCGCTTCTCCGGCGATTACGTGGCGGGCCTTTCCGGTGCCAACGGCAAAACGCTGGACGTAGTGCGCCTGGAGCCGCTGATGATCGGCGGCATCTACCCGAAAAACCTCGAAGACCGCATTCTGATCAAGATCGACCAGGTGCCGCCGTACCTGCTCGAAACTCTGGTGGCGACGGAAGACCGCGATTTCTACAGCCACTTCGGGGTGTCACCCAAGTCCATCGCCCGGGCGATGTGGGTCAACACTTCGGCAGGTTCCATGCGCCAGGGTGGCAGTACCCTGACCCAGCAGCTGGTGAAGAATTTCTATCTCACCAGCGAGCGCAGCCTCAGCCGCAAGCTGACCGAGGCGATGATGGCCGTGCTGCTGGAGCTGCACTACGACAAGCGCGAGATCCTCGAGGCCTACCTCAACGAGGTGTTCGTTGGTCAGGATGGCCAGCGTGCGGTGCACGGCTTCGGTCTTGCCAGCCAGTTCTTCTTCAGCCAACCGCTGTCGGAGCTGAAACTGCACCAGATCGCCTTGCTGGTGGGGATGGTCAAGGGGCCTTCCTACTACAACCCGCGGCGCTACCCCGATCGCGCCCTGGCCCGTCGCAACCTGGTGCTCGACCTGGTGGCCGAGCAGGGCGTGGCCAGCCAGGCAGAAGTCGATGCCGCGAAGAAAATGCCGCTGGGCGTGACCAAGCGTGGCAGCCTCGCCGACAGCTCGTTCCCGGCGTTCCTCGACCTGGTCAAGCGTCAGCTGCGCCAGGACTACCGCGACGAAGACTTGACCGAAGAAGGCCTGCGCATCTTCACCAGCTTCGACCCGATCCTGCAGATGAAGGCCGAGACCTCGATGAGCGAGACCTTCAAGCGCCTGGCGGGTCGCAAGGGGGCTGACGAGGTGGAGTCGGCGATGGTCGTGACCAACCCGGAAACCGGTGAAGTGCAGGCGCTGATCGGCAGCCGCCAGGCCGGCTTCGCCGGCTTCAACCGCGCCATCGATGCCGTGCGGCCGATCGGTTCGCTGGTCAAGCCGGCGGTATACCTGACTGCGCTGGAGCAACCGAGCAAGTACACCCTGACCAGCTGGGTGCAGGACGAGCCGTTCTCGGTCAAAGGGGCTGATGGCCAGGTCTGGCGCCCGCAAAACTATGACCGCCGCCCGCATGGCACCATCTACCTGTACCAGGGCCTGGCCAACTCCTACAACCTGTCGACTGCCAAGATCGGCCTGGAAGTGGGTGTGCCCAACGTGATCAAGACCATCGGCCGGCTGGGCGTGAATGTTGACTGGCCGGCGTTCCCGGCCATGTTGCTGGGGGCCGGCGGCATGTCGCCGATGCAGGTCGCGACCATGTACCAGACCATCGCCAATGGCGGCTTCAACACCCCGATGCGCGGTATCCGCAGCGTGCTCACCGCCGAGGGCGAGCCGCTCAAGCGCTACCCGTTCCAGATCCAGCAAACCTTCGATCCGGGGGCCATCTACCTGGTGCAGAACGCCATGCAGCGGGTGATGCGCGAGGGCACCGGCCGCTCGGTATACAACACCTTGCCGCGCAACCTTACCCTGGCGGGCAAGACCGGTACCAGTAACGATTCGCGCGACAGCTGGTTCTCCGGCTTCAGCCAGGACCTGCTGGCTGTGGTGTGGATGGGCCGTGACGATAACGGCAAAACGCCATTTACCGGCGCCACCGGGGCCCTGCAGGTGTGGACCAGCTTCATGAACAAAGCCGACCCGCTACCACTGGACATGCCACAACCGGACAATGTGGTGCAGGCCTGGATCGACCCGTACAGTGGCCATGGGTCTGATGGCAGCTGTCCGGGAGCGGTGCAGATGCCGTATATTCGCGGCAGTGAACCGCCCGCCGGCGCGACCTGTGGCGGCGAGCAGGATCCAGTTGAATCGGTCATGGACTGGGTCAAGGGCTGGATGAATTAA
- a CDS encoding acetolactate synthase 3 large subunit, whose product MELLSGAEMVVRFLRDEGVKHIYGYPGGALLHVYDALFKEPEVEHILVRHEQAATHMADGYARATGKAGVVLVTSGPGATNAITGIATAYMDSIPMVILSGQVPSTMVGTDAFQETDMIGISRPIVKHSFMIKHASEIPEVLKKAFYLAQSGRPGPVVVDIPKDMTNPAEKFEYVYPKKVKLRSYSPAVRGHSGQIRKAAEMLLAAKRPIVYSGGGVILGGGSEALTEIAKSLNLPVTNTLMGLGGFPGTDRQFLGMLGMHGSFTANMAMHHADVIFAVGARFDDRVVNGPAKFCPNAKIIHIDIDPASISKMIKADVPIVGPVDSVLSEMLGILKEIGEQPDKAALDAWWKQIDEWRGDGELFPYDKGDGNVIKPQKVIETLCEVTNGDAFVTSDVGQHQMFAAQYYRFNKPNRWINSGGLGTMGFGFPAAMGVKLNFPDQDVACVTGEGSIQMNIQELSTCMQYGLPVKIVNLNNGVLGMVRQWQDMAYNGRHSHSYVESLPDFIKLAEAYGHVGIRITSLKDLKPKLEEAFAMKDRLVFIDIAVDRSEHVYPMQIKDGSMRDMWLSKTERT is encoded by the coding sequence GTGGAGCTTTTATCTGGCGCTGAGATGGTCGTCCGCTTCTTGCGTGACGAAGGCGTTAAGCACATCTACGGGTACCCTGGTGGTGCTCTCCTGCATGTTTACGACGCGCTGTTCAAGGAACCGGAAGTCGAGCACATCCTGGTTCGTCATGAGCAGGCGGCTACCCATATGGCGGACGGCTACGCCCGCGCCACCGGCAAGGCCGGCGTGGTGCTGGTAACCTCCGGCCCCGGCGCGACCAATGCCATTACCGGTATTGCCACTGCCTACATGGATTCGATTCCGATGGTCATCCTGTCCGGCCAGGTGCCCAGCACCATGGTGGGCACCGATGCCTTCCAGGAAACCGACATGATCGGTATTTCGCGGCCGATCGTGAAGCACAGCTTCATGATCAAACACGCCAGCGAAATCCCCGAAGTTCTGAAAAAAGCATTCTACCTGGCGCAATCCGGTCGCCCAGGTCCGGTCGTGGTCGACATTCCAAAAGATATGACCAACCCGGCCGAGAAGTTCGAATACGTCTACCCGAAAAAGGTCAAGCTGCGCTCCTACAGCCCGGCAGTACGCGGCCACTCCGGCCAGATCCGCAAGGCGGCCGAGATGCTGCTGGCGGCCAAGCGCCCGATCGTCTACTCCGGTGGCGGCGTGATCCTCGGCGGTGGCTCCGAAGCCCTGACTGAAATCGCCAAGTCGCTGAACCTGCCAGTCACCAATACCCTGATGGGTCTGGGTGGCTTCCCGGGTACCGACCGTCAGTTCCTCGGCATGCTGGGCATGCACGGCAGCTTCACTGCCAACATGGCCATGCACCATGCCGACGTCATCTTCGCCGTCGGTGCCCGCTTTGACGACCGTGTGGTCAACGGCCCGGCCAAGTTCTGCCCGAACGCCAAGATAATCCACATCGACATCGACCCGGCGTCGATCTCCAAGATGATCAAGGCTGACGTGCCAATCGTCGGGCCGGTCGACAGCGTGCTCAGCGAAATGCTCGGCATCCTCAAGGAAATCGGCGAGCAGCCTGACAAGGCGGCGCTGGATGCCTGGTGGAAGCAGATCGACGAATGGCGTGGCGATGGCGAGCTGTTCCCCTACGACAAGGGCGACGGCAATGTCATCAAGCCGCAGAAAGTCATCGAGACCTTGTGCGAAGTGACCAATGGCGATGCCTTCGTCACCTCCGACGTGGGTCAGCACCAGATGTTCGCTGCGCAGTACTACCGCTTCAACAAGCCGAACCGCTGGATCAACTCCGGTGGCCTGGGCACCATGGGCTTCGGCTTCCCGGCGGCGATGGGCGTCAAGCTCAACTTCCCGGACCAGGACGTGGCCTGTGTGACTGGCGAAGGCAGCATCCAGATGAACATCCAGGAGCTGTCCACCTGCATGCAGTACGGCCTGCCGGTGAAGATCGTCAACCTGAACAACGGTGTGCTGGGCATGGTTCGCCAGTGGCAGGACATGGCCTACAACGGTCGTCACTCGCACTCGTACGTCGAGTCGCTGCCTGACTTCATCAAGCTGGCCGAGGCCTATGGCCATGTGGGTATCCGCATCACCAGCCTGAAGGACCTCAAGCCGAAGCTGGAAGAAGCGTTTGCGATGAAGGACCGTCTGGTGTTCATCGACATCGCGGTTGACCGCAGCGAGCACGTCTATCCGATGCAGATCAAGGATGGCTCGATGCGTGACATGTGGCTGAGCAAGACGGAGCGTACCTGA
- the ilvN gene encoding acetolactate synthase small subunit: MRHIISLLLENEPGALSRVVGLFSQRNYNIESLTVAPTEDPTLSRLTLTTVGHDEVIEQITKNLNKLVEVVKLVDLSESAHIERELMLVKVKATGAQRAEIKRTTDIFRGQIVDVTASVYTVQLSGTSDKLDSFIQAIGTASILETVRSGVTGIARGDKVLSI, from the coding sequence ATGCGGCACATCATTTCCCTGCTGCTGGAAAACGAACCCGGTGCTCTGTCCCGTGTGGTCGGCCTGTTCTCCCAGCGTAACTACAACATTGAAAGCCTGACCGTGGCGCCGACCGAAGACCCGACCCTGTCGCGTCTGACGCTGACCACCGTTGGCCATGACGAAGTGATCGAACAGATCACCAAGAACCTGAACAAGCTGGTCGAAGTGGTCAAGCTCGTCGACCTGTCGGAAAGCGCTCACATCGAGCGTGAACTGATGCTGGTCAAGGTCAAGGCCACCGGTGCCCAGCGCGCCGAGATCAAGCGCACCACGGATATCTTCCGTGGCCAGATCGTCGATGTGACCGCCAGCGTGTACACCGTACAGCTGAGCGGCACCAGCGACAAACTGGACAGCTTCATCCAGGCGATCGGCACTGCATCGATTCTCGAAACCGTGCGCAGCGGCGTTACCGGCATTGCCCGTGGCGACAAAGTGCTCAGCATCTAA
- a CDS encoding YqcC family protein: MIEQRILDIADHLMLIERELQVQGWWDDEPPSDEALASTVPFAVDTLSFEQWLQWIFLPRMKIIIELGHPLPNASGILVMAETVFTDRPEQSRELRRLLAAFDQLIAPSA, encoded by the coding sequence ATGATCGAGCAGCGCATTCTGGATATTGCCGACCACCTGATGCTGATTGAGCGTGAACTGCAGGTGCAAGGCTGGTGGGATGACGAGCCACCAAGCGATGAGGCACTGGCCAGCACGGTGCCTTTCGCGGTCGATACCCTCAGTTTCGAGCAGTGGCTGCAATGGATCTTCCTGCCGCGCATGAAGATCATCATCGAGCTGGGCCACCCGCTGCCCAATGCTTCCGGCATTCTGGTCATGGCCGAAACCGTGTTTACCGACCGGCCGGAGCAAAGTCGTGAGCTACGCCGCCTGTTGGCAGCATTTGACCAATTGATTGCTCCTTCCGCCTGA